DNA from Lagenorhynchus albirostris chromosome 15, mLagAlb1.1, whole genome shotgun sequence:
CAGGGTACAGCTGCAGGACAGCCCGAGCTCCATGGACCTGCAACAGAAACATGGTTATCTTTCAAATATCCCATGGGGTCAGGACCCAGACACTCCTCCTTTCCTTATTCAcgagatatttattgagttcccaTTATGTGCAAGGTATACTGTTCTCAAGGCTGGGAAACAGCCAGGGACAAAAGAGACAGCCTCCGAACTTCTGCAGCTCACATTTTAGTGGGTGAGGTAGCTAATTTACAGTAGTGATTAagtgccaaaaagaaaaataacttaggaCAAGGGATGGTGCATGACAGCAACTATCAAGTTTACTTCTGGCTCAAGGAAGGCCTCTCTCTGAGGGACGCTGGAGCAGAGACCGGAATGTAGTAGACGGCTGGGCTATTTAAATGTCTGAGGGAAGAGCATTTCAgcagagagaaaaccaaacacAAAGGCCCTCAGAACTTCAGGGTTAACCCCAGGACCTGAGAGGAAGAGAAACCATGTAACGCACAAGACGCAGCTATCTGCCAGAACCACCCACTCTAAGAAAGCCAGGGGTGAGGTGAGGGGACTGAGGGGACCAAGAAACACCcggatccaaaaaaaaaaaagtgaaagaactcACTTTTAGGACTTAGAATCGCAGACTATCATCTAATCCTAGTAAACAGTGGAAATCAACACCATCACTTCTAAAGACAAGAAAGGgaattccccagcagtccagtgcttaggaccGAGCGCTTTCATTGCAGGGGCCTGAAGCCGAGCGGTgtggcccaaataaataaataaacaaacaaacaaataaataaaagacaagaaaaagctaataaGGCTCTCTCAGTGGTAAATAACCACCCTGCTCCCCATCTGAGCATTGGCAGTAGGTGGAAGGCAAGGTGGGAGTTGAAGGATGTGAGCACTCTAGAAGGTGTCCTCTGTGTGGCCTCGAAATGCTGTCCCTGTCCTCCCTCTGTGGCGTCCAGGACCCCAAGCCAACTTCTGACTGGTATTCAGCAGACTGGACACAGGAGTTGTGATCAGTCTCAGATTCTGACATCAGTGTCTTCGCATTTCACTAGAGCGTCAGCCCCCTAAGCTTTCCTTTTTTGGGGGCTGAAGACTTGGACCAAAGTAGCCAACAATGAGGTCCTGCCATCCTGTGTGGTCCCATCTAAACGGCATTCCCACGGGGCACCTCCACTTCATCATGCTATCTGCAGGGCAAGGGAGGGACAGGCAGCCAGCCCAGGTGGGAAGGAGATCTTATACTCACCAGAACAGAGTAAAGAGCAGAAAAGAAGCAGTACAGGCGCTTGGCAGGAATGTCGGACTTCTTGTTAGCACTACACAGCCACTGCACCGCAGAAATGCTGAAAGAGGAAGGGACCTAGTCAGGAAAGGGAGCGATACGCAAGGTTCGATCTCCAGGCGAAACCCTCCTGCCCAAGACCTTTGTTGGCACGTGCAGGTCCACTCCAGGTCACTATTCTACAACGCTAGACCAAATAGGGTCTACAGAAGGTGAATGTGAACTTCTCGTGGCCAGTCCAAGGAAACATTTCCTCAACCTTGCTTCTGCACACATCTCAAGTTTAGCATTACTCAGCAGGTCAAGGCTCTCCCTGCCACCTACCCCTTCATTCCCTTCCTCCAATCAAGGGAAATATGCTTTGGACTTACACAAAGCCATTCGCTCTCCTCCTAAATCACTTCTTTCAACTGTACCTGCTAACTGTCTCCACCATCCCCAGATTTAAAGCCTCAAGCAGCTAGTATGTCCTCCTTTCCGACATTCCGCTCCTCACTGCTGTGCACATACATCTACAGAACCCCAAACCCTGCTGGTGTGTCCGACCGCCTCTCCCAGCTTTTACGTTCCTCCACTACTCTCCTTGGTAAGCACTCATTACCGCCTCCATCGCTTTGACAACCTAACTTATCTCTCCTCTCgcgtcttctctcttcttttaaataatCCTCCTACAACACAGACCCGATCTCGTCACTCCCCAGCTCCCCATCAACTACTGAGTAAAACCCAAACTTCTCAGGATGGAGTTAAAAGCCTCTAGGAACCGACCCCACACAATCTCATCTTCCGTAGAATTTCTCATTCCTCCCTACACCTATTAGACTCCTTTCCCCACCCACTTATGTGCTTTTGCTCACACTGTTCCTTCACTCTGAAACCCTCTCCTTGACTATCCAAATTCCTCCCAACCTCAGGGCCCAGCCCCGGCCCCTCCTGCTTTCCTGTGCTCTTACTTCTCTTCATAACTCTGGTGGGTCCCATGATTCCCTAGTACACACCCCACACTGGGGCTCACGTTTAGTAACTTGGTCCACATCTTATAGCACCTAAAAAACCATGGAGTCTTAAAAACAGGGACCTTTATTTCCACAAACAGCATAGCACCTTGGACAATTTCTTGCAGGTAAcaaatgttgaaaagaaaaagccTGCCATACCACCCCTCCtcttaaaaacaaactaaaaatgacTATTTACTCCTGAAACATACAAGACCAAATTGCTGGCCTTTGGTTTTCTGCAGCTTAGAACATCTCACCTGATCATTACTAAAAAGTAATTGCtatctttgaaatgttttttctCCCCTCCTGTTTTGTTCCCACATGTAAGCTAATCCCATACCCTAAAAAAACCCTTCAAATCCAGATTTGTACTCCTCACCCAGATTCCTACTGTGTATCGCTACAGCTCAATCTATTATCACAGGAGGTCTTCCCCCAGGTAATGATTAAACTATGACTTCCTACCCTAGCCCCTACCTCCACCCCACCAACAAAACACTAAACCAAATACTAAACAGAACTTACCACAGAAGACAAAGAACAACTTCACGTTTCTAACTGTAATTTCAGTGTTCTAAGATCTGTTATCAAAGCACTACGTACACATTCAAAACTTGGACCTGACGCCACAGAAACGACTCCTAAGCCACCGAAGAGACTGGAGCAATTGGGGTCACTCTCCACTAcaaagttctttgaaaagaagtcAACAAGATGGCTGCTGGGACCCACAAAATGGCTCCTAGAGGCTCAGAAGACCACTCTcccacacacccccccacacacaaagcaGAGAAACTTATACCGTGGTGCCTGAACCTGGCAGTGCAAGATAATCACAGGAGTAgttttgaaatacaaaaaaatacatatttggggGCGTTGCTCTGACCTTATACATCTGAAAATCCTGGGGGATGTGTATTTTTAAGTATTCTTTGTGATTCTGCTGCACAGCCAGGTTTGGGAAGCACTGGCCTGCAGGACTAAAAGCAGGACCTGAAGACTCTCACCTGATACAACCATCAAAGGAGCCCGGTTTGAAGGGGATGCCCTGACCCATGTCCCCCAGAAGCAGGTCTCCCTCCGTGTCTCGGTCCAGGGCCACATCTACATTGGAGAAGAGTAGGTGAGGAATCAATCTGCATCACTGTTCCATACTCATGCAGGGGAGTCCACTCCAGTGCTAACTAGGACATACTTACCCAGCATGGCAGGGCTGATGTCAATGCCCACCCAGTAGTGCCCCTCATCTGAGAGGTAATCTCCACTCAGCCCAGAACCACAGCTGGAAGACACAATCAAATGGGGACTCAACACTGTGAGTAGCAAAGACATCCCACCATCTACCTGGACTATCTGAAGTGAGCCCCAGGATCTCACCCAATATCCAACAGATAACAAGGTTGACCCTCAGGCAGACAGAGGAGCTCCAACGCTCGCCCAGCCATCTTGGTTTGGACATCAATCATCCGTGAGCTATAAAAAGGCAGAAACACAAGCAAGTGGTAAAGGAGCTCTGGGCTAAAACCTCACCCAGACCaagaaaagccaaagaaagagaaaaaggaacaatcaTCCTGAGGTACCCTTTCCCGGTCAACAAACTGGACTACAACTATTTAAAAgtgaccccagggcttccctggtggcgcagtggttgagagtccgcctgccaatgtaggggacacgggttcgtgccccggtccgggaagatcccacatgccacggagcggctgggcccgtgagccatggctgctgagcctgtgcgtccagagcctgtgctccgcaacgggagaggccacagcagtgagaggcccgcgtaccacaaaaaaaaaaaaaaaaaagtgaccccaAAAGTCCATGTAATACAACGTGTTATTTTGTTCTGACACAAATTAAAACTGTAGTAGCTGCAGAGCTAATGTGAAGTTAACAAATCATTTACCTAATGACCAACCATTGGGTATTTTCAACTCTACCAGGCTCTGGCATTGTATTACTTAAATACATGTCTTCTAGAAGAATTATCCACTGTAGCTACTCCCATATAGAAGGGTGAAGAAGACACAATAAGAATTATAGCAGTGCTGTCCATGAGAAACATAACGCAAGCCACTTGGGACATTCTAGAAGCTacgtttaaaaagaaattaaatatgtaaagttAACTGTAGTAATAGTTAACCCAACATATTCAATATTACACTTTATTTAATCCAGTATACTCAAAACATCATTTCAATACAtaacataaaaaacaataaagcatTCTACATTTTCTTCACATGAAGTGTATCATATTAAATACGTTTCAATAGATGGCTGATGACTACTGGTTACCATATTGAACAGAAGAGGTCTAGAGTGTATCTGGCTTTCCCAAGATCCAGGGAGAGTCACATGTACCAGTTTTCAAAATGCCTAACACAGGGCTCTGCAACTGGAAAAAAGTTTCTATTTGCTACATAATGACAACTGACCAAAGGGTTTTTGCTGACTCTGATAGTCCAAtttgaacaaaaaagagaaaagaggtatCTGCAGAACTTTCTTACAGAATACTGTACCGGAAAAAAAGGTTTGGAAGTCCTTGCTCTAGCCGTCATCTGTTAACTAACTTCATAATTGTACAAAAAACTCTCCTCTACGAAATTCTGATACTCTACCAACAGCTGCCCTAAGGATTTACTGAGATAATGTAAACTGCGGCGTACAGTAAGCATTCCATGAATATTATTTCCTTCCCCCCAACAGCACTGATCCCTTACACATCTCCACTGCGTCCTGTTTTATCACATGCTTAAAATAAGCTGTCGTACGACAGAAAGTAGGCGTGATCCCTCCCATTCTGATGCTAAGGTTACTGAGACCCATTCGAAAGTTTAAAATTGACTCTTCCAGTGTCAAAAGTGGGATCAACTCAGGtctcttccttcccccacccccaaattctgCGTGCTTTCCAAGCAACCTCCGCAACCAGAGCAACTTGCCGGTTCCCGACCCCTGACGCCTCGCAACATCCAAGCTCCACTTACTTGCGCACATATTTCCGGGCTTCATTCTTGTCGTAAAACTGCAGGGacgagaaaagaaaaagggtggGGAGTCGAGGAAGAAATCAAGACGCGGAGGCCCCAGAAGAGGAGAGGGGTGTCCGCGGAAGACAGGCCTCACCAGCTCCGGAGGCCCGCTGTGCTCGGGTCTCTGCCCACGTGCCGCCATCCCCACGCCTCTGCAACAACACTCGCGCGATTTCTTTCGGGTGTCCGGCTTTTATGTCCTCGGCCTGGCGCCCGCCTCGTAATACGCATGCTCCACCCATCTCCCCGCCTTCTCTTTTACTCGATTGGCTACAAGGGCCGACTGGATGCGAAAAACGCACGCCTCCCATTGGCCAGTTCATCTTGCACCGCCCGCCTGACTCATTCAAGATGGCCGCCCAGCGCGATGTGAGATGGTCACGGCTATTTCTGTGGAGGTTGTGGCAGGCCTGGGGGGTTCCACAAAACTTGGGATTGGGCCTGGGCCTAAAAGCGAGAACTTATTCCCGGAGCGACGGCCCGTACTCGCGCACGGCGCTCTATGAGCTGCTCGGCGTCCCCTCCACGGCCACGCAGGCGCAGATCAAGGCGGCTTACTACCGGCAGAGCTTCCTTTACCACCCGGACCGCAACGCCGGGAGCGCCGAGGCTGCCGAGCGGTTCACGCGCATCTCCCAGGCCTACGTGGTGCTGGGCAGTACCACCCTGCGTCGCAAGTATGACCGCGGCCTGCTCAGCGACGAGGACCTGCGCGGCCCCGGGGTCCGGCCCTCCAAGACGCCCGCCACCGACCCCGACTCGCCCCGCACCCAGCCGCCTGCCTCTCGGACCCAGGGCCGCGGTCAGGCCTTGTCGGGAGCCAACCGCACCATGTTCGACTTTGACGCCTTCTACCAGGCGCACTACGGCGAGCAGCTGGAGCGCGAGCGGCGCCTGAGGGCCCGGCGGGAGGCCCTTCGCAAGCAGCGGGAGGACCGGGCCAAGAAAGGCTTACGCTGGGACGAGACCCGAGACACGGCTTTATTCGTGGTTCTGCTCACTGTTTTCATCATCATGGGTTTTCGTTTTTAATCGGAGAGCGGAGGGAAGGGGAGCAGCCGCGCCaccgcccccccaacccccaagaaAACGGCCTTTCCTGTCTTCTTGAACCCGTTGCCTCCATTGTCTGCTGTTGTCTACCTCTACTGGGGTCCGAAGGAACTgctctcccctttcccttccccacccgGCCAGCTTAGCCATTGACCTGCATATCCCTACCCCTCTGGTCCAGAAAAGGAGGCTTTTTGATGCCCAAGAAAAAGGCTCCCAATGAGGAGTCCCGAAAGCCCGAGAGTGAGGGGTTTCCTGGAGGCCCTGGGGTGCCTGCTTCCAGATGTTGTCAATTTCTGGAACACTTGCTGTGGCTTTCCTGTAAAGCTCCGAGCAAGACTCGTCTGCTCCTGCCCCACGTGTGTAGCGTGGGGCTCCTCTGTAACCTTGAAACGTGCAATGTGACCAATTGTGACTGCCAAAAGAAAAATTCTGGGGTGATAAGAAACTTGTCTTTCTGTGAGTTCCCCAAGCCACAGGTGAGACCCAGTGTAGGGTAAGGATGTGATCTGTGGGAACCTGGCCATTCTTTGGTGGTCAGACCCCACTCCGCCTTCTGTTGGTGGTGAGTGTGAGTGGGAAAGAAAGCAAGGTCATGAGCGTAAGGAATGAGCCTTCCTGTTCCCATGCTTATCTAACGTATGACCTCGGAGAGGTTACTCTGTGGGCGTGATGGCAGAGGAGCAAATCGTTTGCTCTCTTTCGGTCTGTCACACTTGATTATCCATGTTCTAATAGGCTCAGTGATTAAAGTATGATGCCAGGGtctccctagcggtccagtggctaagactccgtgcttccactgcagggggcgcaggttcaatccctggttggagaactaagatcccacatggtgcagcagcaggggggaaaaagaaaaaaatatatatatatatacatgcatacatacatatatatatatatatgtatagtgcCAGTAGAGTCAGGTTTGTCCTTGGGACACTGTGCCTGGCGCCTGGTCATCCCTTGACCAGCCAGCCCCATTGCTAACTGTGCAGCTCCTCCCTTCCCAAAAATAGAGCAACAAACTGGGAGTTTTGAGTCACCTGAGTGTGGCCCAGCCTCCTGTTTCGCTGGCAGTGCTTATCGCAGGTCCTACAAGCCAAGTCCTTGAAACATGGCTACTTGAAGCTGTGGGAATTGGGGGAGTTTGAGTAGACCGGACTGTTGAGTGACAGGAGGCACAGGATGGAAGCGCACTTCCTTATTCAGAGCTGGCTGAGGGTTTTTTGGttgttctttgtttcctcttttcctaATTGGTGCAGTGGGTTGTCACTTGGCTAGAGCTGTGGTAATCCAGTTCTCTTAACGGTGAATCACTGCACGTGGGGTGTGGCTTAGCTGTGAGATGGTAGGTACTCAGGTATGTACTGTGGAGCATAAAGCTGTGGGGTAGGAAAACCTTTGCAGGAGATCTTCTGCAAAGGTAAGGGCCTAAGTAGGTTCTAAACAAAGCCAGAGGTGCTTTGCTATATTAACACCAGTGCCTGCACTCAATCTTTTGTGGCAGTCCTTGGATAAATTGGGAGAAACCCATAGCTAGTGCAACTTGGTCTCTTGGGAACCATTCTGTTTTCTCTAGCCTTGGAGGTTGGGGGCAAACTCTTAGTCGTGGCTTTGCAGTGACCATATGATTCAGTAGTAAAGATTTAAGCCTACTCTGGTTCAGACATGCTGGGCTCATGAAGCCTTGGTTTGGGGGAAAGGgcatatgtactttaaaaaagaacatttaatgtTACTATGTTTCATATCTGGAAAACAAGAGGGAAAGtcttttcaaaacacaaactACAGGAAGTGAAGCTTAGTAAAAAGTACAGAGGCTGGTGATTTTCAACCAAGGAGTTGGGGCATAACAGTGTCCTTGGGACAAGATTCTATCAAAGTTTCGATCAAATGGAGTTGGGGTTCTTTTGGGTCTTGTTGGTGAAAGCACTAGTGGTCTGTGATAATCTGGGATCTTTCTCATGGGCTCTTTGACATAGATCTCTCAAGTTCGTTTTCTCTCAGTGAAAATCACAGTGAAGAACATTCCCTTGGGCCCCAGAACATGGAGGTAGACCCAGAAGGTTTGGAGTAGTGGGGTCCAGACTCTGTGAAACTTCTGGAACTTTCCATGCAACTCCAAACAGGGTagtcaataaaatttattaatcatCCAACTCTAAGCCTCTCCTTAGGCCTAGAACTAGGCCCCCCTCTATTCTATAGTGCCATTCTGCCTGCCTCTGTTTTTTTTAGGCCAGAGCTAAACTCTGAGAGACCCCACTCCCTACCATCCCTGAAACTCAATCTGGTCTCTTCATGGGAGGGGAGATGTGTGGGAGGCTTTTTGAAGGACCCTCCCCACCTGGTTCCTGTTACATCATTTCTCCCTTTCTGGTCCCCCTGCAGTTGTCCTTTCTCAGCTTCTTAGCTGCCCTGGGGAGGAGAGGCTAAACCAGGCCATGGACATTAGCCCCTGCCTTCTAGGGGCTGCTCCCCAGTTCCTGATAGAGGAGGAAGGCTGAGACATGGTCAGCTTCAGTCCCTTTTCTCCCTTTGGTGACAAACTGAAACAAAACTATAAGTTTGGACCTAGGAAGAGAGACTTTGGACAAGAGGGGCCCAGCATGCACCATGCTGTGCTCATCGGGTAAGGCGTGGAGAAGAGTGCCAGGCTGAGTGAGCGGCACACACAGATCCTAATGGGGCGACGCGGACAAGAGCATAGGAGTCAAGGTGTACATGTCTAGGCAATTGTGATAGTGTCTTTGGGCTTGATCAGGACTTCATTTTATTCCTCCTGAGCCTAACTGTTTTCCCCTCCATTGTCCTTTATTTATTGCAGGGTGAAAAGATCCTTTATACATCCCAGTGCTGAAGGAGTAAGATTTCTTGCTTCCTTCTGCGGTTCTGGCATCTCATTCGCTGAGTGCGCCTTGCCCTCTGTAATGGTCTCAGCATGAGCCAAGATGAATAAGAATAGCCTACCTTAGGCCAGTGAGTTGTCCGGTGGTCATTACTGACcatgtatatatatctccatcCCTTATAGCCACAGCCTGAAGCTGAGACACCAAGGGTGGAGCCCAAGTGAGTGGCCACCACACCTGCTTATGGAGAATGGCGAGGAGTAGGGGTCTTGTCTCGGGCCTTTGGGCTTCCAGGAATGTCACCAGATCCCATGAAGGGAGGCTGAGAGAAGGGACAGCTGGTAAGTAGCGGTGTTACTTCACTCCCTGGAATTCAGTGCGCTCTCCTGGCCTTTGCCCTCTCAGTTCCTCAGCCCTGTGATGAGGTCACACACTGTCTCCTGCCTCTGAGCAGGACTGTAGAAGGCGCGCCTTGCCTGGCCTCAGCGGCTTGGCTCTCAGGCCAGGCTTGGAGCCCTGGGGGCCATCGGGTTTGTGCAAAGCAGCTGGGGTCCCTCTGTTAGTGTTTTAGGGTGGTAGCAAGACCTGAGTCTGGACCTCATGAACTTGCATATGCTGGGGATTGCTAGGTGCTCTCATCCCCCAGAAGCAGAGAGCTCACCTTCACCATCTGTTGTAAGGTCATAGCGTCACTATGGATCTAGCCATCTCGCCACTGTCCCTTAAGGCTATACAAACCTGGGGCTCCGTCGCTAGTCTTGAGGTGGGTTGGCCCTCccatcctgcctctgccctgtCAGTGTTCACATCCTCGGTCCTGGGAG
Protein-coding regions in this window:
- the DNAJC30 gene encoding dnaJ homolog subfamily C member 30, mitochondrial — translated: MAAQRDVRWSRLFLWRLWQAWGVPQNLGLGLGLKARTYSRSDGPYSRTALYELLGVPSTATQAQIKAAYYRQSFLYHPDRNAGSAEAAERFTRISQAYVVLGSTTLRRKYDRGLLSDEDLRGPGVRPSKTPATDPDSPRTQPPASRTQGRGQALSGANRTMFDFDAFYQAHYGEQLERERRLRARREALRKQREDRAKKGLRWDETRDTALFVVLLTVFIIMGFRF
- the BUD23 gene encoding probable 18S rRNA (guanine-N(7))-methyltransferase; this translates as MAARGQRPEHSGPPELFYDKNEARKYVRNSRMIDVQTKMAGRALELLCLPEGQPCYLLDIGCGSGLSGDYLSDEGHYWVGIDISPAMLDVALDRDTEGDLLLGDMGQGIPFKPGSFDGCISISAVQWLCSANKKSDIPAKRLYCFFSALYSVLVHGARAVLQLYPENSEQLELITTQATRAGFTGGVLVDYPNSARAKKFYLCLFSGPSTFIPMAQNEDNEEEEARESTFTVERVPYRMARRGVVRKSREWVLEKKERRRRQGKEVRPDTQYTGRKRKPRF